One window of the Sparus aurata chromosome 7, fSpaAur1.1, whole genome shotgun sequence genome contains the following:
- the clstn1 gene encoding calsyntenin-1 isoform X4 gives MRFRGNTQFASAVGLVLGLLCAVEAAKVNKHKPWIETTYHGIITENDDKVLLDPPLIALDKDAPLRYAGEICGFRIHGQNVPFEAVVLDKSTGEGVIRAKDKLDCELQKEHTFTIQAYDCGEGPDGANMKKSHKATVHIQVNDINEYSPVFKEKSYKATVIEGKKYDSILKVEAVDADCSFQFSQICNYEIVTPDVPFTVDKDGFIKNTEKLSYGKERMYKLTVTAYDCGKNRASEDVLVKISVKPTCKPSWQGFNKRIEYEPGTGSLALFPSMHLETCDEPITSIRANVELETNHIGKGCDRDTYSEKSLHKLCGASSGTVELLPAPSSSANWTVGLPTDNGHDSDQVFEFNGTQAIKVPDGMVSTSLKEPFTISVWMRHGPGAHEKETILCNSDKTEMNRHHYSLYVHNCRLILLLRQDPSEAENYKPAEFHWKLDQACDKEWHHYVLNVEFPSVSLFVDGTTFEPFLVTEDYPLHSSKIETQLTIGACWQGGNARMAQFFRGNLAGLMIRSGKLENKKVIDCLYTCKEGLDVQLPEEVASAVKVEFNPNQSSLTVEGDDIDAFDKVMQHISYLNSRQFPTPGIRHLRISTTVKCFNEESCVTVPDAEGYVMVLQPEEPKISLSGIDHFARSAAEFESQEGVTLFPELRIVSTITREVEADTESEAAEGADDDPTVQETVVSEEIMHNLDTCEVTVVGDELDGEHESLEVDMTQLQQHGLEMSSSNLGLVISGVNTMANYEQVLHLIRYKNWHTEALFDRKFKLVCSELNGRYISNDFKVEVNVIHTANPVEHANNAMVQPNFINPVHHASVDLSGHNLVNAHQASVVPSAATIVIVVCVSFLVFMIILGVFRIRAAHQRTMRDQESGKENEMDWDDSALTITVNPMETYEDQHSSEEEEEEEEESEDGEEEDDITSAESESSEDEEAGEPEDQQGASRQQQLEWDDSTLTY, from the exons TCAATAAGCACAAACCCTGGATCGAGACGACGTACCACGGGATCATAACGGAAAATGATGACAAAGTACTTCTGGACCCCCCTCTAATTGCGCTGGACAAGGATGCTCCCCTACGCTACGCAG GTGAGATTTGCGGCTTCAGGATCCATGGGCAGAATGTCCCCTTCGAGGCAGTGGTCCTGGACAAGTCCACTGGCGAGGGGGTCATCCGGGCTAAGGACAAGCTGGACTGTGAGCTGCAGAAGGAGCACACCTTCACAATCCAAGCATATGACTGTGGTGAGGGTCCCGATGGTGCCAACATGAAGAAATCCCACAA GGCCACTGTGCACATCCAGGTGAACGACATCAATGAGTATTCACCAGTCTTCAAGGAGAAGTCCTACAAAGCCACCGTCATCGAGGGAAAGAAGTATGACAGCATCTTGAAGGTGGAGGCGGTGGATGCTGACTGCTCCTTCCAGTTCAGCCAAATCTGCAACTACGAGATCGTCACCCCTGATGTGCCCTTCACCGTTGACAAAGATG GTTTCATCAAGAACACGGAGAAGCTGAGCTATGGCAAAGAGCGCATGTACAAGCTGACTGTGACCGCCTATGACTGTGGAAAAAACCGCGCCTCTGAGGATGTTCTAGTCAAGATCAGCGTCAAGCCCACCTGCAAACCCAGCTGGCAAG GATTCAATAAGCGGATTGAATACGAGCCTGGCACAGGTAGCCTGGCCCTTTTCCCCAGCATGCACTTGGAGACCTGCGATGAGCCAATCACATCCATCCGCGCCAATGTTGAGCTGGAAACCAACCATATTGGGAAGGGGTGCGACCGTGATACCTACTCGGAGAAGTCTCTGCACAAGCTGTGTG GAGCTAGCTCCGGCACCGTGGAGCTCCTGCCTGCACCCAGCAGCTCCGCCAACTGGACAGTCGGACTGCCCACTGACAATGGACATGACAGCGACCAGGTGTTTGAGTTCAATGGCACCCAGGCCATCAAGGTTCCTGATGGCATGGTGAGCACCAGCCTGAAGGAGCCCTTCACCATCTCTGTGTGGATGAGACATGGCCCCGGGGCCCATGAGAAGGAGACCATCCTGTGCAACTCTGACAAGACAG aGATGAACAGACACCACTACTCGCTCTACGTCCACAACTGCAGGCTGATCCTTCTTCTCCGCCAGGATCCGTCTGAGGCAGAGAACTACAAACCAGCCGAGTTTCACTGGAAACTCGACCAG GCGTGTGACAAAGAATGGCATCACTATGTGCTGAATGTGGAGTTCCCCAGCGTGTCTCTGTTTGTCGATGGCACTACCTTCGAGCCCTTCCTGGTCACAGAGGACTACCCACTGCACTCCTCCAAGATTGAAACTCAGCTCACCATCGGAGCCTGCTGGCAAG GCGGAAATGCTCGAATGGCTCAGTTTTTCCGGGGGAACCTTGCAGGGCTGATGATCCGCTCAGGCAAGCTGGAGAACAAGAAGGTGATCGACTGTTTGTACACCTGCAAGGAAGGCCTGGACGTGCAGCTGCCGGAGGAGGTAGCTTCAGCTGTCAAG GTGGAGTTCAATCCCAACCAGTCCTCTCTGACTGTGGAGGGTGACGACATTGACGCCTTTGATAAGGTCATGCAGCACATCTCCTACTTGAACTCCCGCCAGTTCCCCACCCCTGGCATCAGGCACCTTCGCATCTCCACCACCGTCAA ATGCTTCAACGAGGAGTCCTGCGTTACGGTGCCTGATGCTGAAGGTTACGTGATGGTGCTGCAGCCTGAGGAGCCCAAGATCAGCCTGAGCGGCATCGACCACTTTGCCCGCAGTGCCGCCGAGTTCGAGAGCCAGGAAGGTGTGACGCTGTTCCCCGAGCTGCGCATTGTGAGCACCATCACCCGCGAGGTGGAGGCAGACACTGAGTCTGAAGCTGCAGAGGGAGCTGACGATGACCCCACGG TCCAAGAGACAGTGGTGTCAGAAGAGATCATGCACAACCTGGACACATGTGAAGTGACTGTGGTGGGCGACGAGCTGGACGGGGAGCACGAGAGTCTGGAGGTGGACATGACCCAGCTGCAACAGCACGGCCTCGAGATGAGCTCCTCCAACCTGGGCCTCGTCATCAGCG GTGTGAACACCATGGCCAACTACGAGCAGGTCCTGCATCTTATCCGTTACAAGAACTGGCACACAGAGGCTCTCTTTGACAGGAAATTCAAACTGGTCTGCTCTGAACTCAACGGTCGCTACATCAGCAATGACTTCAAGGTCGAG GTGAATGTAATCCACACAGCCAATCCTGTGGAGCATGCCAATAATGCAATGGTGCAGCCCAACTTCATTAACCCCGTGCATCATGCCTCTGTGGATCTATCCGGTCACAACCTGGTCAATGCACACCAGGCCTCAG TGGTTCCCAGCGCAGCTACCATCGTCATCGTGGTGTGTGTCAGCTTCCTGGTGTTTATGATCATCCTGGGCGTGTTCCGCATCCGGGCTGCACACCAGCGCACCATGAGAGACCAGGAGAGCGGCAAGGAGAACGAGATGGACTGGGATGACTCAGCACTCACCATCACCGTAAACCCCATGGAG ACTTACGAGGACCAGCacagcagtgaggaggaggaggaagaggaggaggagagcgaggacggagaggaggaggacgacatCACGAGCGCTGAGTCAGAGAGCAGCGAAGACGAGGAGGCCGGCGAGCCAGAGGACCAGCAGGGGgccagcagacagcagcagctggagtgGGACGACTCCACCCTCACCTACtag